In Thermogemmata fonticola, a genomic segment contains:
- a CDS encoding inositol-3-phosphate synthase, with the protein MAQRRIGLWLIGACGSVAGATCLGLSAWARGLIPTTGLVTALEAFAPLDLDGPSSFVVGGHEVRQADLLTPVWELHQRSRVFDRAVIEACRSDLEQWSRHLRRGILYRPNAALQALRDRPDVLLARHPQEAITAVQDDLRRFQDQEQLDQLLVVNAASTEPPAAWEVRQLSLTALQEALERKAELPLPASTLYAYAALEGGWPYVNLTPSLGASLPALEELARQRRVPHAGQDLKTGETLLKSVLAPLFARRHLRVLSWVGHNILGNRDGWVLNDPENKASKVKSKDALLSSLLGYKPQSLVSIEYVESLDDWKTAWDHIHFEGFFGTKMTLQFTWQGCDSLLAAPLVLDLVRLVALAQRRGEYGALPYLASFFKSPLATSLHDFAQQFALLEQWAAQQHPNPPAAAASSAAQS; encoded by the coding sequence ATGGCACAACGACGCATCGGCTTGTGGTTGATCGGAGCCTGCGGCAGCGTGGCGGGGGCCACCTGCCTGGGACTGTCCGCCTGGGCGCGGGGGTTGATCCCAACGACCGGCCTGGTGACGGCGCTAGAAGCGTTCGCCCCTCTGGACCTGGATGGGCCGTCGTCCTTCGTGGTCGGGGGACACGAAGTGCGTCAGGCCGACTTGCTCACGCCGGTCTGGGAGCTGCATCAGCGTTCGCGGGTCTTCGACCGTGCGGTGATCGAAGCCTGCCGCAGTGATCTGGAGCAATGGTCGCGGCATCTGCGGCGGGGGATTCTCTACCGTCCCAACGCCGCTCTGCAAGCGTTGCGGGATCGCCCGGATGTGCTGCTGGCACGCCATCCGCAGGAGGCCATCACCGCGGTGCAAGACGACCTGCGCCGTTTCCAGGACCAGGAGCAATTGGATCAACTCCTCGTGGTCAACGCTGCCTCGACAGAACCGCCAGCGGCGTGGGAAGTCCGGCAGCTTTCGCTGACAGCTTTGCAAGAGGCATTGGAACGGAAAGCGGAACTGCCCCTGCCGGCGAGCACGCTTTATGCCTATGCGGCCCTGGAGGGGGGCTGGCCGTATGTCAACCTCACGCCCAGTCTGGGGGCGAGTTTGCCGGCCCTGGAAGAGCTAGCCCGCCAGCGCCGCGTACCCCATGCTGGTCAAGACCTCAAAACCGGCGAGACGCTCCTCAAATCCGTCCTGGCTCCGCTCTTCGCCCGCCGCCACTTGCGCGTCCTCTCTTGGGTCGGGCACAATATCCTGGGCAACCGCGACGGCTGGGTCCTCAACGACCCGGAAAACAAGGCCTCCAAGGTCAAAAGTAAAGACGCCCTGCTCAGCAGCCTGCTCGGTTACAAACCCCAGAGTTTGGTCAGCATCGAATACGTCGAATCGCTGGACGATTGGAAGACGGCTTGGGACCACATCCACTTCGAGGGATTCTTCGGCACCAAGATGACGCTACAATTCACCTGGCAAGGGTGCGATTCGCTGCTCGCCGCACCGTTGGTGTTGGACCTGGTCCGCTTGGTGGCGTTGGCCCAGAGACGGGGGGAATACGGAGCGCTGCCCTACCTGGCTTCGTTTTTCAAAAGCCCGCTGGCCACCTCGCTGCATGATTTCGCCCAGCAATTCGCCCTGTTGGAGCAGTGGGCCGCGCAGCAGCACCCGAATCCGCCGGCCGCCGCCGCTTCTTCCGCCGCCCAATCGTGA
- the purB gene encoding adenylosuccinate lyase, translated as MGTESGHHEAGVLYDNPLVERYASREMAERWGPLRKYRTWRRLWLWLAEAQAELGLRADDGVTPRIRPEQLAALREHLDDVDLERAAAYEQRFRHDVMAHIHTFQDAAPQAGDILHLGATSCYVTDNADLILMRESLEQVCRQLAAVIAALADFAQRWKETPTLGFTHFQPAQLTTVGKRACLWLYDLLLDLQELERRQEELPFRGAKGTTGTQASFLTLFQGDHEKVRQLDRLVAAKAGFSRVVPVCGQTYSRKIDTQVLEALGGLGQSLHKWGTDLRLLAHRQEIEEPFEAEQVGSSAMAYKRNPMRAERLCSLARFLMNLPAMASQTAAVQWLERTLDDSAIRRLYLPQAFLAADACLRLALHLARRLIVQPQVIARNVQKQLPYMITESLMMAAVQGGANRQQVHEVVRQHSLAVAERIKAGQGNSRELLERLRQEPVFQRLDWERWGNLGAEAFIGRAPQQVDEFLAEHVHPRLQRYRDRPPPEAELRV; from the coding sequence ATGGGTACGGAATCGGGTCATCATGAGGCGGGCGTGCTTTACGACAATCCTCTGGTGGAGCGATATGCTTCGCGGGAGATGGCGGAACGCTGGGGGCCATTGCGGAAGTACCGCACGTGGCGGCGGCTGTGGCTGTGGCTGGCGGAAGCCCAGGCGGAACTGGGCCTACGTGCTGACGACGGGGTGACACCCCGCATCCGCCCGGAACAACTGGCCGCGTTACGGGAGCATCTGGACGACGTGGACCTGGAACGGGCCGCCGCTTACGAGCAGCGCTTCCGCCATGATGTCATGGCCCATATCCACACCTTCCAGGATGCGGCCCCCCAAGCGGGCGACATCCTCCATCTGGGAGCCACGTCCTGCTATGTGACCGACAACGCCGACCTGATTTTGATGCGCGAGAGCCTGGAGCAGGTGTGCCGGCAGTTGGCGGCTGTGATCGCTGCTTTGGCGGACTTTGCCCAGCGGTGGAAGGAGACGCCGACGCTCGGCTTCACCCACTTCCAGCCGGCCCAACTCACCACCGTGGGCAAGCGGGCCTGCCTGTGGCTGTACGACCTCCTGCTCGACCTCCAGGAGTTAGAACGGCGGCAGGAAGAGCTGCCCTTCCGCGGGGCCAAAGGCACCACGGGAACGCAAGCCAGCTTCCTCACCCTGTTCCAGGGCGACCACGAGAAGGTCCGGCAACTGGACCGCCTGGTGGCGGCGAAAGCAGGCTTCTCCCGCGTGGTACCCGTCTGCGGCCAAACGTACAGCCGCAAAATCGATACGCAAGTGCTGGAGGCTTTGGGCGGGCTAGGCCAGTCGTTGCACAAGTGGGGGACCGACCTGCGTTTGCTGGCGCACCGCCAGGAGATCGAGGAACCCTTCGAGGCGGAACAAGTCGGTTCCAGCGCTATGGCCTACAAGCGCAATCCGATGCGGGCGGAGCGGCTCTGTTCCCTGGCGCGCTTTCTGATGAACCTGCCGGCGATGGCTAGCCAAACCGCGGCGGTGCAATGGCTGGAACGCACTCTCGATGACAGTGCCATCCGGCGGTTGTATTTGCCCCAGGCGTTTCTGGCCGCGGATGCCTGCCTGCGCCTGGCGTTGCATTTGGCTCGGCGCCTCATCGTCCAACCCCAGGTGATCGCCCGGAACGTCCAGAAACAGTTGCCGTACATGATCACGGAAAGCCTCATGATGGCGGCGGTGCAGGGCGGGGCCAACCGGCAGCAGGTTCATGAGGTGGTCCGGCAGCACAGCCTGGCGGTGGCCGAGCGGATCAAGGCAGGACAAGGGAACAGCCGGGAATTGCTGGAGCGCCTGCGGCAGGAACCGGTCTTCCAGCGCCTGGACTGGGAGCGGTGGGGCAACCTGGGAGCGGAAGCGTTCATCGGTCGAGCACCGCAGCAGGTGGACGAGTTCCTGGCGGAACATGTCCACCCCCGCTTGCAGCGTTACCGCGATCGCCCCCCGCCGGAGGCCGAGCTGCGCGTGTGA
- a CDS encoding DHH family phosphoesterase, producing MARRSADPDCNGRCGSGLRRSDRFLQGLHAAKRVIFVSHIHPDPDSLGSMLGLAHLVQHRLGKPTVMTRDGPIARPENRAMVEVLKLDLKPIESIDWREEDAVVMVDSQPNTGRHSQPYTQRLYAVIDHHDTPGDLTGVPFVDIRSSHGATCTVVTRYLIEQQAPIPERVATALLYGIETEMTGYPREAGPADDEALLFLYPLADKDRIAQIRNARLPQSHFGCLLQALQSSFIYDRLIISWVDEMPHPEHAAEIVDFMIRFDQVDWAVCGGVCGQKFVLSLRAAIENAHAGELLQQVVGDMGRAGGHDRRAGGCIPLTSTAPSTIDELQARLRRRFLKALGIEECRGQRLVPLRNILQNLQS from the coding sequence ATGGCGCGACGGAGCGCCGATCCGGACTGTAATGGCCGTTGTGGTAGCGGCCTGCGACGTTCGGATCGCTTCCTGCAAGGTCTGCACGCCGCCAAGCGTGTGATCTTCGTTTCCCACATCCATCCTGATCCCGACAGTCTCGGCAGCATGCTCGGACTGGCCCATCTCGTGCAGCACCGCTTGGGCAAGCCGACGGTGATGACGCGGGACGGCCCTATCGCCCGGCCAGAAAACCGGGCCATGGTCGAGGTGCTCAAGCTGGACCTCAAGCCGATCGAGTCCATCGACTGGCGCGAGGAGGACGCCGTGGTCATGGTGGATAGCCAGCCAAACACCGGGCGGCATTCCCAGCCGTACACCCAGCGTCTCTATGCGGTGATCGACCATCACGACACGCCCGGCGATCTGACCGGCGTGCCCTTCGTAGATATTCGCTCTAGCCACGGGGCCACCTGCACGGTAGTGACACGCTACCTCATCGAGCAGCAGGCACCGATCCCGGAGCGCGTGGCCACCGCCCTGCTCTACGGCATCGAGACGGAAATGACCGGCTATCCCCGCGAGGCCGGCCCCGCCGACGATGAAGCGCTGCTGTTCCTCTACCCCTTGGCCGACAAGGACCGCATCGCCCAGATTCGCAATGCCCGCCTGCCGCAAAGCCACTTCGGCTGCCTCCTCCAGGCCCTACAAAGCTCCTTCATCTACGACCGGCTGATCATCAGTTGGGTCGATGAAATGCCGCATCCGGAGCATGCCGCCGAGATCGTGGACTTTATGATCCGGTTCGATCAGGTGGATTGGGCGGTCTGCGGCGGGGTCTGCGGGCAGAAGTTTGTGCTGTCGCTGCGGGCGGCCATTGAGAACGCCCACGCCGGGGAGCTGCTTCAGCAGGTGGTCGGGGACATGGGCCGAGCAGGGGGGCACGACCGCCGCGCCGGCGGATGCATTCCGCTGACGAGCACAGCACCCTCCACCATCGACGAGTTGCAGGCCCGCCTGCGCCGCCGCTTCCTCAAAGCTTTGGGGATCGAAGAGTGCCGCGGCCAGCGCCTCGTCCCCCTCCGCAACATCCTGCAAAACCTCCAGTCCTGA